From the genome of Haemophilus parainfluenzae, one region includes:
- the rbfA gene encoding 30S ribosome-binding factor RbfA, which translates to MAREFKRSDRVAQELQKEIAIILQREVKDPRIGMVTVSDVEVSSDLAYAKVFVTFLFDHDEVAIAQGMKGLEKAAPYIRSLVGKAMRLRIVPEIRFFYDQSLVEGMRMSNLVTNVIREDEKKHVEEND; encoded by the coding sequence ATGGCAAGAGAATTTAAACGCAGCGATCGTGTTGCACAAGAATTACAAAAAGAAATCGCCATCATTTTGCAACGTGAAGTGAAAGATCCCCGTATTGGCATGGTAACCGTGTCTGATGTGGAAGTCTCAAGCGATTTAGCTTATGCAAAAGTGTTTGTCACATTTTTGTTTGATCATGATGAAGTGGCGATTGCACAAGGCATGAAAGGGTTAGAAAAAGCAGCACCTTATATCCGTTCATTAGTGGGTAAAGCGATGCGCTTACGCATTGTGCCAGAAATTCGTTTCTTCTACGATCAATCCTTAGTTGAAGGGATGCGTATGTCTAATTTAGTGACAAACGTGATTCGTGAAGACGAGAAAAAACACGTTGAGGAAAATGACTAA
- a CDS encoding CidB/LrgB family autolysis modulator: MMQYAIYLYTILTIFGFWLALQISKRWKSMIFNTFVLTVSILVLILVVGDIPYDDYMAGNAPINNLLGVSIVALALPLYEQLRQIAKQWKIILSVVTLASLFSMFTGAIFAIILGASPEMVATVLPKSITTPIAMEVSSHLGGIPAVTAVGVIVAGLQGSVFGYLILKKLGIKQQEAVGLSVGAVSHALGTVSCMEADPKAGSYSSISLVLCGIMSSILAPLVFHVIRLFL; this comes from the coding sequence ATTATGCAGTATGCAATTTATCTTTATACCATTTTAACGATTTTCGGATTTTGGCTCGCATTACAAATCAGTAAACGTTGGAAATCGATGATTTTCAATACGTTCGTGCTCACAGTATCAATTCTTGTGTTGATTTTAGTGGTGGGCGATATTCCTTATGACGATTATATGGCAGGCAATGCGCCGATTAATAATTTATTAGGCGTGAGTATTGTTGCTCTAGCGTTACCGTTGTATGAACAACTTCGTCAAATTGCGAAACAGTGGAAAATTATTCTTTCTGTGGTGACATTAGCTTCTCTGTTTTCCATGTTTACCGGTGCCATTTTTGCGATTATTTTAGGGGCGAGCCCTGAAATGGTGGCGACCGTATTGCCAAAATCAATTACCACGCCAATTGCGATGGAAGTGTCTTCTCATTTAGGCGGTATTCCAGCCGTTACAGCCGTAGGTGTGATTGTTGCAGGTTTGCAAGGTTCGGTTTTTGGTTATCTCATCTTGAAAAAACTTGGTATTAAACAACAAGAAGCGGTGGGTTTATCTGTTGGAGCCGTTTCTCACGCATTAGGCACGGTAAGCTGTATGGAAGCCGATCCGAAAGCCGGTAGTTATAGTTCGATTTCTTTGGTACTTTGCGGTATTATGAGCTCAATTTTAGCGCCCTTAGTATTCCATGTTATTCGTCTATTTTTATGA
- the tyrA gene encoding bifunctional chorismate mutase/prephenate dehydrogenase, with translation MDVLNHLRQEIDALDRELIQIFAKRLELVTQVGEVKHEKGLPIYAPDRELAMLQARREEAAKAGISPQLIEDVLRRFMRESYSNENQFGFKTLNPAINKIVIVGGYGKMGQLFARYLRASGYPISILDRDDWDVAERILTNADVVIVSVPIDHTLETIERLKPYLTENMLLADLTSVKRAPLAKMLEVHKGAVVGLHPMFGPDIASMAKQVVVRCDGRFSERYEWLLEQIQIWGAKIYQIDAAEHDHNMTYIQALRHFSTFANGLHLSKQPVNLSNLLALSSPIYRLELAMIGRLFAQDAALYADIIMDKPENLDVIESLKQTYEEALQFFEKGDRQGFIDAFHQVREWFGEYSDQFLQESRQLLQQAHDLRHV, from the coding sequence ATGGATGTCCTTAATCATTTACGTCAGGAAATTGATGCGCTCGATCGCGAACTGATTCAAATTTTTGCTAAACGCCTCGAATTGGTGACCCAAGTCGGCGAAGTAAAGCACGAAAAAGGTTTACCAATTTATGCACCTGATCGTGAATTAGCCATGTTACAAGCACGCCGAGAAGAAGCGGCTAAAGCAGGAATCTCTCCACAACTCATTGAAGATGTGCTCCGTCGTTTCATGCGTGAATCTTACTCCAATGAAAATCAATTTGGTTTTAAAACCCTGAATCCAGCCATTAACAAAATTGTTATTGTTGGCGGTTACGGAAAAATGGGGCAATTATTTGCCCGCTATTTACGTGCTTCTGGTTATCCCATTTCTATTTTAGATCGTGATGATTGGGATGTGGCAGAACGTATTTTAACGAATGCGGATGTTGTTATTGTCTCAGTACCGATTGATCACACGTTAGAAACCATAGAACGTTTAAAACCCTATTTAACGGAAAATATGCTACTGGCGGACCTCACCTCCGTGAAACGTGCTCCATTAGCTAAAATGTTAGAGGTGCATAAAGGGGCGGTAGTTGGATTGCATCCAATGTTTGGCCCAGATATCGCGAGCATGGCAAAACAAGTAGTTGTGCGTTGTGATGGGCGTTTTAGTGAACGTTATGAATGGTTGCTAGAGCAAATTCAAATCTGGGGTGCAAAAATTTATCAAATTGATGCAGCAGAGCATGATCACAATATGACATACATTCAAGCATTACGTCACTTTTCCACTTTTGCGAATGGTCTGCATCTTTCTAAACAGCCCGTCAATTTAAGCAATTTATTGGCATTATCTTCCCCGATTTATCGTTTGGAATTAGCCATGATTGGTCGTCTATTTGCCCAAGATGCGGCACTTTATGCCGATATTATTATGGATAAGCCAGAAAATTTAGATGTGATTGAAAGCTTGAAACAAACTTATGAAGAGGCATTACAATTCTTTGAAAAAGGTGATCGCCAAGGATTTATTGATGCTTTCCATCAAGTGAGAGAATGGTTTGGGGAATATTCCGATCAATTCTTACAAGAGAGCCGACAGTTATTGCAACAAGCTCATGATTTACGACATGTATAA
- the queF gene encoding NADPH-dependent 7-cyano-7-deazaguanine reductase QueF (Catalyzes the NADPH-dependent reduction of 7-cyano-7-deazaguanine (preQ0) to 7-aminomethyl-7-deazaguanine (preQ1) in queuosine biosynthesis), translated as MNYQDKSLQSLKLGQATEYAANYDRTLLQPVPRKLNRDGLGITEQQPFTQGTDIWTAYEISWLNPKGLPQVAIADVEIDYRSENLIESKSFKLYLNSFNQSQFADFASVERTMREDLSACAQGEVKVHLHPLSHYQGQSIDTLAGDCIDDQDIEIHSYEFNADILQNCTSDNVVEETLVSHLLKSNCLITSQPDWGTVQIHYVGKQIDREKLLRYIVSFRQHNEFHEQCVERIFCDLMHYAKPEKLTVYARYTRRGGLDINPFRSNFEAIPQNLRLARQ; from the coding sequence ATGAACTATCAAGATAAAAGCCTTCAATCCTTAAAACTCGGTCAAGCAACAGAATATGCGGCGAATTATGACCGCACTTTGTTACAACCCGTTCCTCGTAAACTCAATCGTGATGGCTTGGGCATAACTGAACAGCAGCCATTTACCCAAGGTACGGATATTTGGACTGCCTATGAAATTTCTTGGTTAAATCCAAAAGGTTTGCCACAAGTGGCTATTGCCGATGTGGAAATTGATTACCGCAGTGAAAATTTAATTGAATCGAAAAGTTTTAAACTTTACTTAAACAGCTTTAACCAAAGTCAATTTGCTGATTTTGCTAGCGTAGAACGCACTATGCGTGAAGATCTAAGTGCTTGTGCTCAAGGTGAGGTCAAAGTACATTTGCATCCTTTATCCCATTATCAAGGACAAAGTATTGATACGTTAGCCGGCGATTGCATTGATGATCAGGATATCGAAATCCACAGCTACGAATTTAATGCGGATATTTTGCAAAATTGTACGTCTGATAACGTGGTGGAAGAAACCTTAGTAAGCCATTTATTGAAATCTAACTGTCTTATCACGAGTCAGCCGGATTGGGGAACCGTACAAATTCATTATGTGGGTAAACAAATCGATCGCGAAAAACTTCTCCGCTACATCGTGTCTTTCCGTCAACATAATGAGTTTCACGAGCAGTGTGTCGAGCGTATTTTCTGTGATTTGATGCATTACGCCAAACCAGAAAAACTCACCGTCTATGCGCGTTATACGCGTCGTGGTGGATTGGACATCAATCCATTCCGTTCTAACTTTGAGGCAATTCCACAAAATTTACGCTTAGCAAGACAATAA
- a CDS encoding Zn-ribbon-containing protein: MYLIEPFFKLTALENDIGQQSRLLNAIIDQWRYNGQIIGREIPLYLTEEDDQQGFAMRVICPEQDSLLPENNNQTVNLAMENAEKCGLHFQGFQIIADDLNSDGTAESSQPAWQMLYTTHLQSCSPLHSGDDFSPIPLYKQLKNQPHLSQDLIKWQENWQACDQLQMNGSALEKEALNEISEVNSTLSKHGRYLAAEIEKESGIPTYYYLYRVGGHSLESEQQRCCPQCGGDWALNSPLFDVIYFKCDQCRLVSNVSWNFL; encoded by the coding sequence ATGTATCTGATCGAACCTTTTTTTAAATTGACCGCCTTAGAAAATGATATTGGCCAACAAAGCCGTTTGCTCAATGCAATCATCGACCAATGGCGTTATAACGGGCAAATTATCGGTCGTGAAATCCCGCTTTATTTAACGGAGGAAGACGATCAACAAGGTTTTGCAATGCGCGTTATTTGCCCTGAGCAAGATAGTCTTTTGCCCGAGAACAATAACCAAACTGTGAATCTGGCAATGGAAAATGCTGAAAAGTGCGGTCTACATTTTCAAGGTTTTCAAATTATTGCCGATGATTTAAATTCTGACGGCACTGCAGAATCTAGCCAACCAGCATGGCAAATGCTCTACACCACACATTTACAATCTTGCTCGCCGTTACATAGCGGAGATGATTTCTCCCCAATCCCACTTTATAAACAGCTAAAAAATCAACCGCACTTAAGCCAAGATTTGATTAAATGGCAAGAGAATTGGCAGGCCTGCGATCAGTTGCAAATGAATGGTTCGGCTTTAGAAAAAGAAGCATTAAATGAAATCTCCGAGGTTAATAGCACGCTCAGCAAACATGGACGCTACCTTGCTGCTGAAATCGAAAAAGAAAGCGGCATACCGACCTATTATTATTTATACCGTGTCGGTGGTCATTCTTTAGAATCGGAACAACAACGCTGTTGCCCGCAATGTGGTGGCGATTGGGCATTAAACTCGCCACTATTTGATGTAATTTACTTTAAATGCGACCAATGTCGATTAGTCTCGAATGTGTCGTGGAATTTTTTATAA
- a CDS encoding anti-phage deoxyguanosine triphosphatase has protein sequence MRTQLADFWIERFLPDPPREKDHRPPFRRDRGRILHSAAFRCLQAKTQIHAVGENDFYRTRLTHSLEVAQIGSSLVSQLKFAESYVAISDQLHIEKSELQKQLKPLLPSNDLIESLCFAHDIGHPPFGHGGEVALNYMMRNHGGFEGNAQTFRIITKLEPYTETAGMNLTRRAILGVVKYPNILDLSSPQYALLPHAENSDPRYVKISDWKPGKGLFRDDVTMFNWLLQNLSENDRTLFGSFQKVRSNPAEFLKTQFKSLDCSIMELADDIAYGVHDLEDAIVTGVVNQHQWQEALIELKTIPSDWLAKNIEQVSQRLFSNHHFERKNAIGALVNFFITHVRWKVTGNFDEPLLRYNAELPQDVIAALNVFKKFVWKYVIRHVETQRIEYKGQRILTEMFQIFESDPERLLPTNTANRWRNAPEQGKKRIICDYIAGMSDAYALKVYHQL, from the coding sequence ATGAGAACCCAATTAGCTGATTTTTGGATTGAACGTTTCCTTCCTGATCCGCCTCGCGAAAAAGATCATCGACCACCATTTCGTCGTGATCGCGGGCGGATTTTACATTCTGCCGCTTTCCGTTGTTTACAAGCCAAAACACAAATTCACGCGGTGGGTGAAAATGATTTTTATCGTACACGCCTAACGCATTCTCTAGAAGTGGCACAAATCGGTAGCAGCCTGGTTTCCCAATTAAAATTTGCGGAAAGTTATGTTGCTATTTCAGACCAGCTTCATATTGAAAAAAGTGAATTACAGAAACAACTCAAACCTTTATTACCAAGCAATGATTTAATTGAAAGTTTGTGCTTTGCGCATGATATTGGTCATCCACCGTTTGGTCATGGTGGGGAAGTGGCACTCAATTATATGATGCGCAATCATGGCGGCTTTGAAGGCAATGCACAGACATTTCGTATTATTACTAAACTGGAACCTTATACTGAAACGGCAGGGATGAATTTAACGCGTCGTGCTATTTTAGGTGTGGTGAAATATCCGAATATTTTAGACCTATCTTCACCACAATATGCCCTGTTGCCGCATGCTGAAAACTCAGATCCGCGTTATGTCAAAATTAGCGATTGGAAACCAGGAAAAGGCTTATTCCGTGATGACGTCACAATGTTTAATTGGCTATTGCAAAACCTTTCTGAAAATGACCGCACTTTGTTTGGCTCATTTCAAAAAGTGCGGTCAAATCCCGCTGAGTTTTTAAAAACACAATTTAAATCTTTAGATTGCAGCATTATGGAATTAGCAGACGATATTGCCTATGGCGTGCATGATTTAGAAGATGCGATTGTGACAGGCGTGGTAAATCAACATCAGTGGCAAGAAGCATTGATTGAACTTAAAACGATTCCTTCAGATTGGTTGGCAAAAAATATAGAACAAGTCAGCCAACGATTGTTCTCCAATCATCATTTTGAGCGTAAAAATGCGATTGGTGCATTAGTGAATTTCTTTATCACCCATGTGCGTTGGAAAGTCACCGGCAATTTTGATGAACCGTTGTTACGTTATAACGCGGAACTACCGCAAGATGTGATTGCGGCATTAAATGTATTCAAAAAATTTGTATGGAAATACGTGATTCGTCATGTGGAAACGCAACGTATTGAATATAAAGGCCAACGCATTCTCACAGAAATGTTTCAGATTTTTGAGTCTGACCCCGAACGTTTATTGCCAACGAATACCGCTAATCGCTGGAGAAATGCACCAGAACAGGGCAAAAAACGCATTATTTGTGACTATATCGCAGGCATGTCAGATGCCTATGCCTTAAAGGTTTATCATCAGCTTTAA
- a CDS encoding cysteine desulfurase: MAFDYQSFKNEFLYFKSPNAVVYLDNAATALKPQALIDATSTFYQSAGSVHRSQYEAAQTAQYENARHLVKTLINAEDEKAVIWTSGTTHSINLVANGLLPSLHTDDEILISQADHHANFVTWHETAKKCGAKIQVLPILDNWLIDENVLIAALNEKTKLVALNFVSNVTGTEQHIQHLIRVIRQHSNALVLVDAAQAISHIQIDLQALDADFIAFSAHKIYGPNGIGVLSGKLSSLSLLQPLFYGGKMIERVSHECITFADLPYRLEAGTPNIAGVIGFGAVLDWLKKWDFQAAETHAVELAEQSKVRLKNYPNCRLFNSPQASSVVCFVFDGIVASDLATLLSEQKIALRVGEHCAQPYLARLGERTTLRLSFAPYNSPQDVDAFFAALDKSLELLAC; this comes from the coding sequence ATGGCTTTTGATTACCAATCATTTAAAAATGAATTTCTTTATTTTAAATCGCCAAATGCCGTGGTTTATTTGGATAATGCAGCGACAGCATTAAAACCTCAAGCACTAATTGATGCAACGAGTACTTTTTATCAATCGGCAGGCTCTGTGCATCGTAGTCAGTATGAAGCGGCACAAACAGCACAATATGAAAATGCACGTCACTTAGTCAAAACCTTAATTAATGCGGAAGATGAAAAAGCGGTGATTTGGACGTCTGGGACAACTCATAGCATTAATTTAGTAGCCAATGGTTTACTCCCCTCTTTGCATACAGATGATGAGATTTTAATTAGCCAAGCAGATCATCATGCTAATTTTGTTACTTGGCATGAAACAGCAAAAAAATGTGGGGCGAAAATTCAAGTGCTACCTATTTTGGATAATTGGCTAATTGATGAAAATGTCTTAATTGCAGCCTTAAATGAGAAAACAAAATTAGTGGCACTCAATTTTGTTTCCAACGTAACGGGAACGGAACAACATATCCAACATTTAATTCGAGTAATCCGTCAACATAGCAATGCGCTCGTTTTAGTCGATGCCGCTCAAGCTATTAGTCATATACAGATTGATTTGCAGGCATTAGATGCGGATTTTATTGCTTTTTCTGCACATAAAATTTATGGTCCCAACGGGATTGGTGTATTAAGCGGAAAATTAAGCTCACTTTCCCTATTGCAACCGCTTTTTTATGGTGGAAAAATGATTGAGCGAGTCTCCCATGAATGTATTACCTTTGCTGATTTACCTTATCGATTAGAGGCGGGCACACCAAATATTGCTGGCGTGATTGGCTTTGGTGCAGTATTAGATTGGCTTAAAAAATGGGATTTTCAGGCAGCTGAGACACATGCTGTTGAGCTTGCCGAGCAAAGTAAAGTGCGATTGAAAAACTATCCGAATTGTCGTTTATTCAATTCACCGCAAGCAAGTTCTGTTGTATGTTTTGTTTTTGATGGGATTGTGGCTTCGGATCTTGCTACCCTATTAAGTGAACAGAAAATTGCGTTGCGTGTTGGCGAACATTGCGCCCAACCTTACTTAGCCCGTCTTGGCGAGCGTACCACATTACGACTTTCTTTTGCGCCTTACAATAGCCCGCAAGATGTGGATGCTTTTTTTGCGGCATTAGATAAATCCTTAGAGTTATTAGCATGCTAG
- the truB gene encoding tRNA pseudouridine(55) synthase TruB — protein sequence MSRPRKRGRDIDGVFLLDKPQGMSSNDIMQKVKRVFQANKAGHTGALDPLATGMLPICLGEATKFSQFLLDADKRYVVTAKLGERTDTSDAEGQVVETRPVNVETSQILTTLEQFRGDILQVPTMFSALKHNGKPLYEYARAGITVEREARPITIFELNFIEYQAPFLTLEVYCSKGTYIRTLVDDLGEVLGCGAHVTVLRRIAVADYPTEKMMTWDALQALAEQGDLAQLDQHLLPTDTVVSKLPALQLNAEQSKGIGFGQRVKFANEAKLHGQVRLFSDENIFLGVAFVDDNNVIRPQRLITQSL from the coding sequence ATGTCGAGACCCCGTAAGCGTGGACGTGATATTGATGGCGTATTTTTATTAGATAAGCCACAAGGCATGTCATCGAATGACATTATGCAAAAAGTGAAACGCGTATTCCAAGCGAATAAAGCTGGACATACCGGTGCGCTCGATCCATTAGCAACCGGTATGTTGCCTATTTGCTTAGGCGAAGCGACAAAGTTTTCCCAATTCTTATTAGATGCAGATAAACGCTATGTGGTTACAGCAAAATTAGGTGAACGCACGGATACCTCAGATGCAGAAGGACAAGTGGTCGAAACGCGCCCTGTCAATGTAGAAACATCACAAATTTTGACCACACTTGAACAATTCCGTGGTGACATTTTGCAAGTGCCAACCATGTTTTCGGCGTTAAAGCACAATGGGAAACCGTTGTATGAGTATGCTCGCGCAGGCATTACAGTGGAACGTGAAGCACGTCCTATCACGATTTTTGAGCTAAACTTTATCGAGTATCAAGCCCCTTTTCTAACCTTAGAAGTGTATTGTTCGAAAGGAACCTATATCCGTACATTAGTGGATGACTTAGGTGAAGTGTTAGGTTGTGGTGCCCATGTGACCGTGTTACGTCGAATTGCGGTTGCGGATTATCCAACAGAAAAGATGATGACATGGGATGCATTGCAGGCGCTTGCAGAGCAAGGTGATCTTGCTCAACTTGATCAACATCTTTTACCGACAGATACCGTAGTCAGCAAATTACCAGCGTTACAGTTAAACGCTGAACAAAGTAAAGGTATCGGCTTTGGACAACGAGTCAAATTTGCTAATGAAGCCAAATTACATGGTCAAGTGCGGTTGTTTTCTGACGAGAATATCTTTTTAGGCGTGGCTTTTGTAGATGATAACAATGTAATTCGTCCGCAACGCTTGATTACGCAATCTCTCTAA
- a CDS encoding SufE family protein: MLENIKQAKNWEDRYRFIIQAGKHLSQPSPDELTQMRSIQGCEAGLWFKAILQHDGTFQFKAYSEARIMNGLLWLLLQNINEQTNNQLQQFNISQFFDELGIASRLSETRLNGLKKIEEILHNL; this comes from the coding sequence ATGCTAGAAAACATTAAACAGGCAAAAAATTGGGAAGATCGCTACCGTTTTATTATTCAAGCCGGTAAACATCTTTCTCAACCTTCTCCAGATGAATTGACTCAAATGCGATCAATTCAAGGCTGTGAAGCTGGGCTTTGGTTTAAGGCCATTCTACAACATGATGGTACGTTTCAATTTAAAGCTTATAGCGAAGCGCGCATTATGAATGGTTTATTATGGTTGTTGCTGCAAAACATCAATGAACAAACCAATAATCAACTACAACAATTTAATATCAGTCAATTTTTTGATGAACTTGGTATTGCCTCTCGCTTAAGTGAAACCCGCTTAAACGGTTTAAAAAAAATTGAAGAAATCTTGCACAATCTGTAA
- a CDS encoding thermonuclease family protein, with protein MIKKFFLFLTLIFTALWTQFSVATERQMACWVVGVSDGDTLTCLLPTKKQLKVRLQEIDAPEKGQPFGKKAKQYLSQLVFKQNVTLSISGYDRYQRILATVYLQEQNINLEMVKNGMAWVYPQFAKNPLYFQAQDFAQQQKIGLWRDPDPVAPYEWRKQKKTVKHGDNHGF; from the coding sequence ATGATTAAAAAATTCTTCTTATTTTTAACCCTAATTTTTACCGCACTTTGGACGCAATTTTCAGTCGCTACTGAACGCCAAATGGCGTGTTGGGTCGTTGGTGTAAGTGATGGCGATACCTTAACTTGCCTCTTACCCACTAAAAAACAATTAAAAGTGCGATTACAAGAAATTGATGCTCCAGAAAAAGGTCAACCATTTGGAAAGAAAGCCAAACAATATCTTTCACAACTGGTTTTCAAACAAAATGTGACGTTGTCGATTTCTGGTTATGATCGCTACCAACGTATTTTGGCAACGGTTTATCTGCAAGAACAAAACATCAACTTAGAAATGGTGAAGAACGGCATGGCGTGGGTTTATCCGCAATTCGCTAAAAATCCACTCTACTTCCAGGCACAAGATTTTGCCCAGCAACAAAAAATTGGATTATGGCGAGATCCCGACCCTGTTGCCCCTTATGAATGGCGTAAACAGAAAAAAACAGTTAAACACGGAGATAATCATGGCTTTTGA
- a CDS encoding CidA/LrgA family protein: MLLQKGVQLARSLIILYIMLLFGNLISHYIPVGIPGSIWGLLLLFLGLTTHVIHLEWIYFGSSLLIRYMAVLFVPVSVGIIKYYDLLVAQWKVLLIPNILSTVLTLLVIAFIGNYLFYKQSFTHKRKKVLERRNLQAD, from the coding sequence ATGTTACTCCAAAAAGGCGTTCAACTCGCTCGTTCGCTCATCATTTTATACATTATGTTACTATTCGGCAATTTGATTTCTCACTATATCCCAGTGGGGATTCCAGGCAGCATTTGGGGCTTGTTATTACTTTTTTTAGGTTTAACGACTCATGTGATTCACCTGGAGTGGATTTATTTCGGCTCGAGCTTATTGATCCGCTACATGGCGGTGCTTTTTGTGCCAGTGAGCGTGGGCATTATCAAATATTATGATTTACTCGTGGCTCAGTGGAAAGTTTTACTTATTCCCAATATTCTCAGTACCGTTCTGACACTTTTAGTTATTGCATTTATAGGAAACTATTTATTTTATAAACAATCCTTTACCCATAAACGTAAAAAAGTATTGGAAAGACGCAATCTTCAAGCTGACTAA